In the Colletotrichum lupini chromosome 1, complete sequence genome, one interval contains:
- a CDS encoding glutathione-disulfide reductase yields the protein MQALYRTSTAAASRAAAAAPTRLVSIQRHLSSTARTMAPITKETDYLVIGGGSGGLASARKACGQFGAKALIVEGARLGGTCVNVGCVPKKVTFNAAAIAETIHQAKSYGFSVNETAPFDWPTFKTKRDAYIKRLNGIYERNLKNDNVEYLHGWAKLTSRNEAEVTLDDGTKTLVKAKKILVAVGGNPTIPPTIPGAELGTNSDGFFDIEKQPKKVALVGAGYIAVEFAGMFNALGTETHLFIRHDTFLRTFDPLIQETVTKEYERLGVNLHKKSQPTKVEKDADGKLTITYKDADGKETSEGGFDHLIWAIGRTPATKDIGLEEIGLKLNEKGYIPVDEYQNTNIDNIYALGDVTGQVELTPVAIAAGRRLAERLFGGAEYAKAHLDYSNIPSVVFSHPEVGSIGLTEPQAIEKYGKDNIKVYKTSFTAMYYAMMEPEEKGPTAYKLVVAGPEEKVVGLHIAGLGSGEMLQGFGVAVKMGATKKDFDSCVAIHPTSAEELVTLK from the exons ATGCAAGCCCTCTACCGCACATCTACCGCAGCAGCATCacgagcagcagcagcagcacccaCACGACTCGTATCCATACAGAGGCACCTCTCTTCCACAGCGCGCACCATGGCTCCCATCACAAAGGAGACCGACTACCTCGtcatcggcggcggcagcggcggccTCGCCTCGGCGCGTAAAGCCTGCGGCCAGTTCGGCGCAAAGGCCCTCATCGTCGAGGGCGCCAGGCTGGGAGGAACCTGCGTGAACGTTGG CTGCGTCCCGAAAAAGGTCACCTTCAACGCCGCCGCCATCGCCGAGACGATCCACCAAGCCAAATCCTACGGCTTCTCCGTCAACGAGACAGCCCCCTTTGACTGGCCCACCTTCAAGACCAAGCGCGACGCCTACATCAAGCGCCTCAACGGCATCTACGAGCGCAACCTCAAGAACGACAATGTAGAGTACCTCCACGGCTGGGCCAAGCTCACCTCCCGCAACGAGGCAGAGGTCACCCTCGACGACGGCACAAAGACCCTCGTCAAGGCGAAGAAGATCCTCGTCGCCGTCGGCGGCAACCCCACCATCCCGCCCACCATCCCCGGCGCCGAGCTCGGCACCAACTCGGACGGCTTCTTCGACATTGAGAAGCAGCCCAAGAAGGTGGCCCTCGTCGGCGCGGGCTACATCGCCGTCGAGTTCGCCGGCATGTTCAACGCCCTCGGCACGGAAACCCACCTCTTCATCCGCCACGACACCTTCCTCCGCACCTTTGACCCCCTGATCCAGGAGACCGTCACAAAGGAGTACGAGCGCCTGGGCGTCAACCTGCACAAGAAGTCGCAGCCGACCAAGGTCGAAAAGGACGCCGACGGTAAGCTCACAATCACCTACAAGGACGCCGACGGAAAGGAGACCTCTGAGGGCGGCTTCGACCACCTCATCTGGGCCATTGGCCGCACGCCCGCGACAAAGGACATTGGCCTCGAGGAGATTGGCCTCAAGCTCAACGAAAAGGGATACATCCCCGTCGACGAGTACCAAAACACAAACATTGACAACATCTACGCCCTCGGTGACGTCACCGGCCAGGTCGAGCTGACCCCCGTCGCTATCGCTGCTGGTCGTCGTCTGGCCGAGCGCCTGTTCGGCGGCGCCGAGTACGCAAAGGCGCACCTCGACTACTCCAACATCCCCTCCGTTGTCTTCTCTCACCCCGAGGTCGGTAGCATCGGCCTTACTGAGCCCCAGGCCATTGAGAAGTATGGCAAGGACAACATCAAGGTCTACAAGACCAGCTTCACCGCCATGTACTACGCCATGATGGAGCCTGAAGAGAAGGGCCCCACCGCCTACAAGCTTGTTGTCGCCGGCCCCGAGGAGAAGGTTGTCGGTCTGCACATTGCTGGTCTTGGCAGCGGAGAGATGCTCCAGGGCTTCGGTGTTGCTGTGAAGATGGGCGCGACCAAGAAGGACTTTGACAGCTGTGTTGCCATTCACCCAACTAGCGCCGAAGAGCTGGTCACGCTGAAATAG
- a CDS encoding RecQ family ATP-dependent DNA helicase, which translates to MPPLSRSNSCVDIDFTLRRQFNKSTFRPQQREIIVAALDGHDVFVQAATSFGKSLCFQLPACIDQGITIVVSPLLSLMMNQVEALRSAGIDASSLNSNTPPAERDRINQDLASGHPRIRLLYVTPELCSGDSFRRRIKLVHEQCELARIAVDEAHCISEWGHDFRKDFKKLSWFRETFPKVPITCLTATANPTVRQDLLKTLGLLKQPERLKNFVMTAHRPNLHIEIRYTKDQEDDRLSNFLAWIRGVYERRKTEPRKSELEAGGERLDNVSGIIYTISRDECESLAAALRDEGVGAMPFHAKLTKEKKEQTLARWVNNEPGYDIIVATTAFGMGIDKNNVRFVVHWRLPKSFEGYYQEAGRAGRDGNASFCFLYYSREDLERVQSMIRKGNRDGSNWEAQAKSLQKLALYCEDTTACRHAQICRYFGESETPNCDFACDWHKDAQALQRRMMRGLADEEWVSTQAQIGEYDGYYDEY; encoded by the exons ATGCCTCCTCTGTCGCGCTCCAACTCATGCGTTGACATAGACTTCACTCTCAGACGCCAGTTCAACAAGTCGACTTTCAG GCCCCAACAGCGTGAAATCATCGTTGCTGCCCTGGACGGTCACGATGTCTTCGTTCAGGCCGCGACGTCGTTCGGCAAAAGTCTTTGCTTCCAACTCCCTGCCTGCATTGACCAAGGGA TCACCATTGTCGTTTCGCCACTGCTCAGTCTCATG ATGAATCAGGTTGAAGCACTGCGATCGGCGGGCATCGATGCCAGCTCCCTCAACAGCAACACGCCGCCCGCTGAACGAGATCGCATCAATCAGGATCTCGCTAGTGGCCATCCGCGCATCAGACTACTTTATGTGACACCGGAGCTATGCTCAGGGGATTCCTTCAGGAGACGGATCAAGCTGGTCCATGAGCAGTGTGAGTTGGCACGCATTGCAGTCGACGAGGCTCATTGCATCTCAGAATGGGGTCACGATTTCCGGAAAGACTTCAAAAAGCTTTCATGGTTTCGAGAGACGTTTCCTAAGGTGCCCATCACATGCTTGACGGCAACAGCAAACCCCACGGTTCGTCAGGATCTGCTTAAGACGCTTGGTCTCCTAAAGCAACCTGAAAGGCTGAAGAATTTCGTCATGACTGCTCATCGGCCCAATCTACACATTGAGATCCGATACACCAAAGACCAGGAGGACGATCGCCTATCTAACTTTCTAGCTTGGATACGTGGGGTGTATGAGAGGAGAAAAACAGAGCCGCGCAAGTCAGAGTTGGAGGCCGGTGGAGAGCGCCTGGACAACGTCTCTGGAATCATATACACCATATCAAGAGATGAGTGCGAGTCACTTGCGGCGGCACTCAGAGACGAAGGTGTAGGCGCGATGCCCTTCCACGCGAAGCTTACCAAGGAAAAGAAGGAACAAACGCTGGCCCGCTGGGTAAACAATGAGCCTGGCTACGATATTATCGTGGCCACGACAGCCTTTGGCATGGGCATTGACAAGAACAATGTCCGGTTTGTTGTACACTGGCGGTTGCCCAAGTCGTTTGAAGGTTACTACCAAGAGGCAGGCCGCGCAGGCAGGGACGGGAACGCAAGTTTCTGTTTTCTGTACTACAGCCGAGAAGACTTGGAACGCGTACAGAGTATGATTAGAAAAGGGAACCGCGATGGATCGAACTGGGAGGCTCAGGCCAAGAGCCTGCAGAAACTCGCCCTTTATTGCGAAGACACAACGGCCTGTCGGCATGCGCAGATTTGTAGATATTTTGGCGAGAGCGAAACGCCAAACTGTGACTTTGCCTGTGACTGGCACAAAGATGCCCAGGCTCTCCAGAGGCGGATGATGCGCGGCTTGGCGGATGAGGAATGGGTCAGTACTCAGGCTCAGATTGGCGAGTACGACGGTTACTACGATGAATACTGA
- a CDS encoding RAM signaling pathway protein encodes MSSSVPLPFCFQGNTHPSDERHSLEEKGKGTRVPDQPALACLLFFHVSFLLPTPPASCNQPRLTVPLPSSPFLHRRLPRYLQYSTTSNYFTSPNCSHSKKPNFASPTPAGSLCEVCQAQLLLTALGRLGSIFGRSSPTGDFLPNRTSPPPPPSSSTAHLPNLDLPYPQKNIIAPTDFVATYSACPVPKVHWLKLPASVSNFDPNLRVCDNNRKPALFALSQPSFVDRRQFTMVERMERPDRPSGPPMPRGLPENPAQGRRQLQKDAALGNIPPPPPLPPMPKDLRNLSTGASLSASSPMTSAQVIALARDAMQSALHENESQAAEASAVSNELKPGVTIDLSRKGIQKLPDEVVDIIKNELERLALSHNQVNSFPARFSECTSLRYLNVRNNQIREFPLPLCDLRSLEILDLSKNKLRALPPDIVKLASLKVFSVQKNRIEELPVALSDMVSLQVLKFDGNPITFPPREVLQVQASSPPNEGYLKESEVTEVAVTAHIKRFLRQHAMNGRAESDTAGEESSEGVETPRMPPIKRVVSGRFPIKVNGTDVPDLRSPNLIRPPPIPNRSHYRGLSQQNTAVRRPGVMPLTIGNVNERLRSNSETLLQATRGERPESRARRMGVVSQKATQLGTLDETQANNRFSHYRGLSHGSAMQPPPPSMSVKSPNSPAEPFLQRPIYVRRLSVLPERRRESKFYDPILEAAKGILYAVFQIHPMIQMLMSLTSDGSSKRSSLEIVFYNTNSHVEELEQEIQKHDPMVVGDEMAGRDNENVHRACQTLVGAYTHVCTLLAGNIDSFVDNGDPRYIRTLLMLIYNSIMEIRCTLAALTPEAGLTKPPTRAMNISDTIKPHSRDNSITPTADRLGLAQRPRPGPIMHNPSNLRVATDVPLPYLNGISGMNGMNGMHGNVASRTAMLTSATPRSGESFASASSGGRGISDFTEDDRHFERIFLALRESSKVVSLTLPAFQHHMSVLAKRAMGRRAPEHEMKWWKALISRCSTALQQTEMLQSRLSLIKLKEPGLMNQPAFRNLISNFMDSWYEFGDHTRKAISEVSLPLPPDTRNRLRPIQHAMKQATDTIVQSPWGYLLRQSSNSNMFSPNSGPGLAPMQLPMTPQSAALGPAVQATVPSTPQSASFASAFNGGVFERADALISMGGLSMSRNGTMTNSSAASFTMSSMSSLSSDGGAMTPSSVISPNGFGPGPVPLRLNGSKVAF; translated from the exons ATGTCA TCTTCTGTTCCTCTTCCATTCTGCTTCCAGGGAAACACCCATCCTAGCGACGAGAGACACAGCCTGGAGGAAAAGGGAAAGGGCACCCGCGTACCCGACCAGCCAGCCCTTGCCtgccttcttttttttcatGTCTCCTTCCTTTTGCCGACGCCTCCAGCAAGTTGTAACCAACCCCGACTTACCGTACCTCTGCCATCGTCGCCATTTCTACACCGCAGGCTCCCAAGGTACCTACAGTACTCAACTACGTCCAACTACTTTACCAGTCCGAATTGCAGTCATTCGAAGAAACCCAACTTTGCCTCACCCACGCCTGCAGGATCT CTGTGCGAGGTGTGCCAGGCCCAACTCCTGTTGACCGCGCTTGGGAGGCTCGGCTCCATCTTCGGTCGCTCGTCCCCGACTGGCGACTTCCTTCCAAATCGCACAAGTCCGCCTCCACCTCCTTCTTCCTCTACCGCACACCTACCCAACCTTGACCTACCTTACCCGCAAAAAAACATCATTGCTCCCACCGATTTCGTCGCGACTTA CTCAGCCTGTCCTGTTCCAAAAGTCCATTGGCTTAAACTCCCGGCTTCCGTCTCCAATT TCGACCCAAACCTTCGAGTCTGCGACAACAATAGAAAACCGGCACTCTTCGCCCTCTCCCAGCCTTCTTTTGTCGATCGTCGGCAATTCACCATGGTTGAACGAATGGAACGGCCAGACAGGCCATCGGGGCCGCCGATGCCTCGCGGCTTGCCCGAGAATCCCGCCCAAGGTCGACGACAACTCCAGAAAGATGCAGCACTCGGCAACATCCCTCCCCCGCCTCCCCTCCCGCCGATGCCCAAGGATCTCCGAAATCTTTCCACCGGCGCGAGCCTCTCGGCTTCCTCGCCCATGACTTCAGCCCAAGTCATCGCCCTCGCCCGCGATGCAATGCAGAGTGCCCTTCACGAGAACGAGTCGCAGGCCGCCGAAGCGAGTGCCGTGAGCAACGAACTGAAACCCGGCGTCACCATCGACTTGAGCCGCAAGGGCATTCAGAAACTCCCAGACGAGGTTGTTGATATTATCAAGAATGAGTTGGAGCG TCTCGCCCTATCGCACAACCAGGTCAATTCATTCCCAGCTCGATTCTCCGAATGTACATCTCTACGATACCTCAATGTGCGGAACAACCAGATCAGGGAGTTTCCGCTGCCG CTCTGCGATCTGAGATCACTCGAGATTCTTGATCTAAGCAAAAACAAGCTTCGTGCTCTTCCCCCTGACATTGTCAAGCTTGCATCTTTGAAGGTTTTCTCCGTCCAGAAGAACCGGATCGAAGAGCTGCCCGTTGCTTTGTCCGACATGGTTTCGTTGCAGGTACTCAAATTCGATGGCAACCCAATCACATTTCCGCCTCGCGAGGTCCTGCAGGTGCAAGCAAGCAGCCCGCCAAACGAGGGCTATCTGAAAGAAAGCGAAGTCACCGAGGTGGCTGTTACTGCACACATCAAGCGCTTTCTAAGACAACATGCCATGAACGGTCGTGCAGAGTCAGACACAGCCGGTGAAGAATCCAGCGAAGGCGTGGAAACCCCACGTATGCCACCGATCAAGCGAGTTGTGAGCGGTCGGTTTCCTATCAAGGTCAATGGTACCGATGTGCCTGATCTTCGATCCCCGAACCTGATTCGGCCTCCACCTATTCCGAATCGGTCGCATTACCGAGGGTTGTCTCAGCAAAACACAGCTGTCCGCCGTCCTGGTGTTATGCCGTTGACCATAGGAAATGTCAACGAGCGACTCCGAAGCAACTCAGAGACGTTATTGCAGGCAACTCGCGGAGAACGCCCCGAATCTCGAGCAAGACGCATGGGCGTGGTATCTCAGAAGGCTACTCAGCTCGGCACCTTGGACGAGACCCAGGCCAACAACCGCTTCAGTCACTACAGAGGCCTGAGCCATGGTAGTGCCATGCAGCCGCCTCCCCCCAGCATGTCGGTCAAGAGCCCCAACAGCCCTGCAGAACCTTTTCTCCAGCGTCCGATTTACGTCAGAAGACTCTCTGTTCTCCCTGAACGCAGACGCGAGTCCAAGTTTTACGACCCCATTCTCGAGGCCGCCAAGGGCATCCTGTATGCCGTGTTTCAGATTCATCCCATGATCCAGATGCTCATGAGCTTGACGAGCGATGGCTCCTCCAAAAGATCTAGTCTCGAGATTGTTTTCTATAACACGAATTCGCATGTGGAGGAGCTGGAGCAGGAGATTCAGAAGCACGACCCCATGGTGGTGGGAGACGAGATGGCGGGCCGCGACAATGAGAACGTCCACCGGGCTTGCCAGACTCTGGTTGGGGCCTATACACATGTCTGCACCCTCCTCGCCGGCAATATCGACTCATTTGTCGATAACGGAGATCCGCGCTACATCCGCACTCTACTGATGCTCATCTATAATAGCATCATGGAGATCAGATGTACTCTTGCCGCGCTGACACCAGAGGCTGGCTTGACCAAGCCCCCTACGCGGGCCATGAACATCAGCGACACGATCAAACCCCATTCGCGCGACAACTCCATAACGCCTACCGCTGACCGGCTTGGATTGGCCCAGCGACCACGACCCGGCCCTATTATGCACAACCCGAGCAACCTCAGAGTTGCGACAGACGTGCCCCTTCCATACCTGAACGGTATCAGCGGTATGAATGGCATGAACGGTATGCATGGAAACGTAGCAAGCCGTACAGCAATGCTCACTTCCGCAACGCCACGGTCAGGAGAATCGTTTGCGTCGGCCTCATCGGGGGGGCGTGGCATATCCGATTTCACCGAGGACGACAGACACTTTGAGAGAATTTTCCTCGCCCTGCGGGAATCGTCAAAGGTTGTCTCCCTCACTTTACCCGCTTTCCAGCATCACATGTCGGTCCTCGCGAAGAGGGCAATGGGACGTCGTGCACCCGAACACGAAATGAAGTGGTGGAAGGCTCTTATTAGCAGATGCAGCACGGCACTGCAGCAGACGGAGATGCTGCAGAGTCGCCTGTCACTAATCAAACTCAAAGAGCCTGGTCTAATGAACCAACCTGCCTTCAGAAATTTGATCAGCAACTTTATGGACTCGTGGTATGAATTTGGAGATCACACTCGCAAGGCGATCAGTGAAGTCAGTCTTCCACTTCCACCCGATACCAGGAACCGACTACGTCCTATCCAACATGCCATGAAGCAAGCAACGGATACCATTGTTCAGTCGCCTTGGGGCTACTTGCTACGACAGTCTTCGAACTCCAACATGTTCAGCCCGAACAGTGGCCCAGGCTTGGCACCCATGCAGTTGCCAATGACCCCTCAGAGCGCAGCTTTGGGCCCTGCTGTCCAGGCGACAGTTCCTTCCACTCCGCAGAGTGCATCCTTTGCCTCGGCCTTCAATGGCGGCGTTTTTGAGCGCGCGGACGCTCTCATATCTATGGGTGGCCTCTCAATGTCTCGCAACGGTACGATGACCAACAGCTCGGCCGCTAGTTTCACCATGTCTTCCATGTCATCGCTCTCGTCCGATGGCGGTGCCATGACACCATCATCAGTCATTAGCCCTAACGGCTTCGGCCCTGGCCCGGTGCCACTCCGACTCAACGGTAGCAAAGTTGCCTTCTAG
- a CDS encoding chaperone hchA, which yields MSNASDRAPIRDRAEADAWFPSPFSLTKYTSPKTDFDGADYPNAYNGGKWKVLLIATQERYLKMAGGEFFSTGNHPVEMLLPMIHLDAAGFDIDIATISGDPVKFEMWAFPEEDVAVKEIFDKYKEKIRSPLNLHDVWGEGFTKDTPYLAVFIPGGHGVLNGIPFSETVGKVLRWAHDSQRFFITLCHGPASMLAADVGKPEGSEFIYNGYAVDVFPDSLDQGANVDIGYIPGKMEWFVGERLRNLGVTVLNKDISGATHRDRLLLTGDSPLASNNLGKLAAKTLLEEFERLS from the coding sequence ATGTCAAACGCGTCAGATCGCGCTCCTATACGGGATCGGGCCGAGGCGGATGCCTGGTTTCCATCGCCTTTCTCTTTGACCAAGTACACATCGCCCAAGACCGATTTCGATGGGGCCGACTATCCCAACGCCTATAACGGTGGCAAGTGGAAAGTACTCCTCATTGCAACTCAAGAACGATATCTTAAGATGGCCGGTGGCGAGTTCTTCTCGACAGGAAACCATCCCGTAGAGATGCTTCTGCCCATGATCCACCTTGACGCCGCTGGTTTCGATATCGATATTGCGACGATCTCGGGAGACCCAGTCAAATTTGAGATGTGGGCTTTTCCGGAAGAGGATGTTGCGGTGAAGGAGATCTTTGACAAGTATAAGGAAAAGATCCGTAGTCCACTCAACCTCCACGACGTGTGGGGTGAAGGGTTCACCAAGGATACTCCTTATCTCGCTGTCTTTATTCCCGGTGGACACGGGGTCCTGAACGGCATCCCCTTTTCCGAGACTGTTGGTAAAGTTCTGCGGTGGGCTCACGACAGTCAGAGATTCTTCATCACTCTGTGTCACGGTCCAGCAAGTATGCTTGCTGCCGATGTTGGTAAGCCAGAGGGAAGTGAGTTCATATACAACGGCTACGCAGTAGATGTGTTTCCGGACTCTTTGGATCAGGGCGCCAATGTTGATATTGGATATATCCCTGGCAAGATGGAATGGTTCGTGGGCGAGCGTCTCCGCAATCTCGGTGTCACGGTCCTCAACAAGGATATTTCTGGTGCTACTCACCGAGATCGTCTTCTTCTTACTGGAGATTCGCCATTAGCGTCAAACAATCTCGGGAAGCTTGCTGCAAAGACATTGCTTGAGGAGTTTGAGAGGCTCTCGTGA
- a CDS encoding 3-oxo-5-alpha-steroid 4-dehydrogenase: MAAKITLKLSNRSPKQPIKKLPESIEVPADATVEDVKHLIARQAGFSDFNRVGLFDPSTQKTLKNRKAQISSEEAVISAGQVLVKDLGPQLAWSTVFVIEYLGPILIHIAVVGLRPYIYSGPGAKKALSPTQLLTLAMFLGHFLKREYETLFVHKFSANTMPLRNIFKNSFFYWAFAGLLSAWHVYSPTSPTALARNDAVDVIGTILFLFGEASNAIVHLNLASLRSRGGTERQIPRGYGFSLVTCPNYMFEILSWIGVIITSRSWAVAVFIIIGAAQMAQWAKGKERAYRKEFPETYKKKKFVLLPGIF; this comes from the exons ATGGCAGCCAAGATCACGCTCAAGCTGAGCAACCGCT CACCGAAGCAACCGATCAAGAAGCTTCCCGAGTCTATCGAAGTCCCTGCCGATGCCACCGTCGAGGATGTCAAGCACCTCATTGCTCGCCAGGCAGGGTTCAGCGACTTCAACCGCGTCGGTCTCTTCGACCCCTCGACCCAGAAGACTCTGAAGAACCGCAAGGCACAGATTAGCAGCGAGGAGGCTGTTATCTCTGCCGGCCAGGTGTTGGTCAAGGATCTCG GACCCCAATTGGCATGGAGCACCGTCTTCGTGATCGAGTACCTCGGACCCATCCTCATCCACATCGCCGTCGTCGGCCTGCGGCCCTACATCTACTCGGGCCCTGGCGCCAAGAAAGCCCTCTCGCCGACCCAGCTCCTCACCCTCGCCATGTTCCTCGGCCACTTCCTCAAGCGCGAATACGAGACCCTCTTCGTGCACAAGTTCTCCGCCAACACCATGCCCCTCCGCAACATCTTCAAGAACTCCTTCTTCTACTGGGCCTTTGCCGGCCTCCTCAGCGCTTGGCACGTCTACTCGCCAACCTCGCCCACCGCCCTCGCCCGCAACGACGCCGTCGACGTGATCGGCACAATCCTCTTTCTTTTCGGCGAGGCCTCCAACGCCATTGTCCACCTCAACCTTGCCAGCCTGCGCTCCCGCGGCGGCACCGAGCGCCAGATCCCACGCGGCTACGGCTTCTCCCTTGTCACCTGCCCCAACTACATGTTTGAGATTCTCTCGTGGATCGGCGTCATCATCACCAGCCGCAGCTGGGCTGTTGCCGTCTTCATCATCATCGGCGCTGCCCAGATGGCCCAGTGGGCCAAGGGCAAGGAGCGCGCGTACCGCAAGGAGTTCCCCGAGACatacaagaagaagaagtttGTCCTGCTGCCCGGCATCTTCTAG